Proteins from a genomic interval of Oncorhynchus mykiss isolate Arlee chromosome 21, USDA_OmykA_1.1, whole genome shotgun sequence:
- the LOC110500538 gene encoding probable G-protein coupled receptor 132, translating into MSNNSDSCNLPLNTDTLGLTYIYSLAFSLGLPCNLLSLWGLYQLGRSGGGGCQLVYILNLLLSDLLQLLTLPLWILYLQGAHRWPYGRPACEFVGYVFYVNVYASVVFLCLIALDRCLAIVHPLSSRGVRTVRVAAVSGVAVWTLTFLFCLGGLLPSVFDAERLLCLEQYPVSLRYAHFKIATVIMGFLLPCGILGYTSVRIGVTLQQSPSVSNQDRHKITGILVVITVIFIVVFGPYHLVGGYRFVSLLLIDNPCELERSIFLCYRLCYGLTSLNTLLDPLFYIFLCHNARLELRRSLTPCLGRGHTAPKQVRLSLRGNPDPSDNV; encoded by the exons ATGTCCAACAACAGTGACAGCTGCAACCTCCCCCTGAACACTGACACACTTGGTCTCACCTACATCTACAGCCTGGCCTTCTCACTGGGTCTCCCTTGCAACCTGCTGTCCCTCTGGGGACTGTACCAACTGGGTCGCTCCGGTGGGGGTGGCTGCCAGCTGGTCTACATTCTCAACCTGCTGCTTTCTGACCTCCTCCAGCTGCTCACCCTCCCCCTATGGATCCTGTACCTCCAGGGGGCTCACCGCTGGCCCTACGGCCGCCCCGCCTGCGAGTTTGTGGGCTATGTCTTCTACGTCAATGTCTACGCTAGCGTGGTGTTCCTCTGTTTGATAGCGTTGGACCGTTGCCTGGCTATAGTACACCCGTTGAGTAGTCGTGGCGTGCGGACGGTGCGGGTGGCGGCAGTGTCTGGAGTGGCGGTCTGGACGCTGACCTTCCTGTTCTGTTTAGGCGGGTTGCTTCCATCGGTGTTCGACGCAGAGAGGCTGCTGTGTCTGGAGCAGTACCCCGTCAGCCTCAGATATGCCCACTTTAAGATTGCTACAGTCATCATGGGGTTCCTTCTGCCCTGTGGTATACTGGG TTACACCTCCGTCCGCATTGGGGTGACCCTCCAACAGTCGCCCTCCGTCTCCAATCAGGACCGCCACAAAATCACTGGCATCCTTGTCGTCATCACCGTCATCTTCATTGTCGTCTTCGGACCCTACCATCTGGTTGGGGGGTACCGttttgtctccctcctcctcatagACAACCCCTGCGAGTTGGAACGGTCCATTTTCCTGTGCTACCGGCTGTGCTACGGTCTGACCAGCCTCAACACTCTGCTGGACCCTCTGTTCTACATCTTCCTGTGTCACAACGCCCGTCTGGAGCTCCGCAGGTCCCTAACGCCCTGTCTGGGACGGGGGCACACAGCCCCCAAACAGGTCAGACTCAGTCTCAGAGGGAATCCTGATCCTAGTGACAATGTGTAA
- the LOC110500537 gene encoding prostaglandin D2 receptor 2 — MTTSSSPVYCPLIQAMVNVSMPSNSSARVGALSLVTVCLHGLVSAFSILENLLILGVVGFRVRRTVISVWILNLAASDLLSTASLPFFTIFLARGSTWTLGTTFCKLHSSVFFLNMFVSAFLLAAISLDRCLVVLKPVWTQNRRNVRLVGRVCGVIWALAILCTLPYYLFRDTIRRHDGRVMCYYNYAQYLNVRDFDLRELCEARQDALAFSKLLLAFILPLVVIVGSYVLVNIGITRRGRRRRSFRFVRLVVAVVVSFVVCWAPYHIFSALEAVAHYQPSLRGLVAHGLPPAASLSFLNSVLNPILYVFSCPDLCGKIRQSLGAVLESVLAEDLGEFSRQRSTQHSSIGAS; from the coding sequence ATGACCACTTCCAGCAGCCCTGTCTACTGCCCTCTCATCCAGGCCATGGTGAACGTAAGCATGCCATCCAACTCCTCGGCCAGGGTGGGGGCTTTGAGCCTGGTTACGGTGTGTCTCCACGGCCTGGTCTCCGCCTTCAGTATCCTAGAGAACCTCCTCATCCTGGGGGTGGTGGGCTTCCGCGTCCGCCGCACAGTCATCAGTGTTTGGATCCTCAACCTGGCTGCCTCGGACCTCCTTTCCACAgcctccctccccttcttcacCATCTTCCTGGCCCGTGGAAGCACTTGGACCCTGGGTACCACCTTCTGCAAGCTCCACTCCTCCGTCTTCTTCCTCAACATGTTCGTCAGCGCCTTCCTGCTGGCAGCCATCTCCCTCGACCGCTGTCTGGTGGTGCTGAAGCCCGTCTGGACCCAGAACCGGAGGAATGTACGCCTGGTCGGAAGAGTGTGTGGGGTCATCTGGGCCCTGGCAATACTCTGTACACTACCGTACTATCTGTTCCGGGATACTATTCGCCGACATGACGGGCGGGTCATGTGTTACTATAACTACGCCCAGTACCTCAATGTTAGGGACTTTGACCTAAGAGAGCTGTGTGAGGCTCGCCAGGATGCCCTGGCCTTCTCTAAGCTCCTCCTGGCCTTCATACTTCCCCTGGTGGTCATTGTGGGGAGCTACGTGTTGGTGAACATTGGTATCACGCGGCGTGGCCGCAGAAGGCGCTCTTTCCGCTTTGTGCGGCTAGTGGTAGCTGTGGTAGTGAGTTTTGTGGTCTGCTGGGCTCCGTACCACATCTTCAGTGCACTGGAGGCTGTAGCCCACTACCAACCCTCCCTCCGGGGCCTCGTGGCCCACGGCCTACCCCCTGCCGCCAGTCTATCCTTCCTCAACAGTGTGCTGAACCCCATCCTCTATGTGTTCAGCTGCCCGGATTTGTGTGGTAAGATCAGACAGTCTCTGGGAGCGGTGCTTGAGAGCGTGCTGGCGGAAGACCTAGGTGAGTTCTCACGGCAACGCAGCACCCAACACTCCTCTATCGGTGCTTCATAG